In the genome of Methanosarcinales archaeon, the window GACCCTGCCTGTCAGAAATGTGCTAAGGTATATCCTGTAATTGATAAAATCATCAGATCTCACGGTGATGGGGTCTCATTCTCAAAATACAATGTCAAAACCGATGAAGGACTTGAACTGGCACGAAAATACAAGATCCCGGGCATCCCCTCTATTGTGATTAATGAAAAGAAGCTAATTGCTTATGACGATTATGACGGAGATGTAGCTGAACTTGAAACGCTGCTAAATGAAGCAATAGCCAATCCAGATCAAGAAAATGGTGAAGTGCACGATAGGATCATACTATCTATTCCATCTGTTTTTGTAGTGGGATTTTTGGCAGGATTTAATCCTTGTCTTCTTGCAATACTGGCATTTATCGCATCCGTTACCCTGGCAACAACAGGTAAAAGGCGGAATGTAATGCTAATTGTGTTAATGTTCAGTCTGGGTATATTTGTAACCTACCTCATTGTCGGCATCGGATTGTTACAAATAATTGACCAGTCCGCAGCCCTGCAGAGCACTATTACCAATATTATCATCATCCTGATCACCCTGTTAGGGCTGTGGCATATTTATGATGCTTATCATATCAAGAAAAATACTGAATCTTCATTCTACACTCCAAAGTCATTCATCCGCTTGACTGAAAATATAACAAAGAATATGAGTTTGCCAGCAGCCTTCTTTATGGGAGCATTGTTCTCTCTTATCAAGGCACCATGTGTAGGTGCAGTATATTTTGTAATACTTGATATGGTCCGCAGCGGAGATAGTGCAGGAATATTATATCTGGCATCCTATAATCTGGGAGTTGTACTGCCTGTCCTTATTATAGGCGCAGCCATTGCTTTCGGGCTGAATCCGGAAAAAGTAGAAGAGTTCAGGAAAAATAGAAGATCTGCAATGCGTCTATTTACTGGAATTACGTTAATAGTTATTGCAGTTCTCATGTATATGGAAATTATCTAGCTCAAAAGCGAGCCGATAATCGTATCCATATTATCTACCATCTGATCGATTCCACTGCCGGTCATAGTGGGAGTGACCTTCAGGTTCCCGTTAATGATTATAGTTGGTGTCTCTGAAACCAGGGGCTGGGCAAGATTGATATATTCCTGGGCTTCATCCTTTGCTTCTCCATTTTCTAATGCTGTGGCAAAATCATCTCCCAGGCCAATGCTACTGGCAATATCTTCAAGCACGGCCACATCTGAGAGATCTTTCCTCTCTATGAACATGGCATCGAACATGGCGCTTTTCATCTCATCACCCTTGCCCATTCTTTCTGCGACAATATAAGCTTCATTACTCTTTCTGAATTGCTGGTCTTCTGAATTAGTTACCCACAGCATGGGCCTGTAGGTGATCTCAAGCTGATCGCCGTATTTTTCCTCAAGTTCAGGCATTTGTTGATTCAAACCATAACAATGATCACAATTAAACTTGAAATATTCTATGATTTTTACCTTTCCATGTTCATAAGTGCTGGGTTCATTGATTTTCAAATATTTTCCAGATGTGGGACGTTTTTCTTCCGGTACGTCTGGAGAGGTGCCCGAAAATGACCATATAAAGGCAATAATTATGACAGCGATTACTGCTATTGCTGCATATAATAGGTTTTTATTTGGTTTTTTCTCAAGTTCAACATTTCTCTTTCGCTTCTTTTTTGCCATATTTATTGTAAATTGCACTTTAGTATTATAATTGTTATGTTTTGGTTTTTTAGAATATGTGATCTATTTTCCACCATACTGTCTTACATGTTCCCACGATTTTTGGTATTCAGGATTTTTTTTAGGATCCGTATATATTGAAGTGTCCTGCCTCTCATAATGTGCCCTGTCATCCCCGACCGGACATACTTTTATGCAAACCCCGCATGGTGAGATGTACCGGTTGCGCAGCTGTTCGCTGTATCTGGCACAGTGCTTTTTATTGATTATTCCTTCTGGATAATCCTGTTCATCAATAGCACCTACCGGGCAGCACTTGACGCAATCCATACACCTGATACACAGGTCTTTTCCCATGAGGGGATCGGGAGGCAGATCAGCAGATGTGAAAATGGATGTGAACCTTACCCTGGGGCCGTATGCTTTGGTGAGCAGCGTGTTATTCACACCGAAATTTCCAAGACCTGCCAGATAAGCAGCATGCCTGTGGGAAAAGAATGCAACTGGATTTTCTATTAAAATGCTGATATCACCATATCCGTCCCTGGGAACGAATATTGAGGGATATCCTTTATTGTTCAGAAAATTGGACAGCCGGTATCCATACTGGTCAAGCATGGTATTGATAGTCCGGTACAATTCATGGTAATAAATGGAAGGAGTGGTCTCTATAACAGGAAGGCTAACAGGTAGACCGATCACAATAACAGAAACAGCCTCCTTAAAAATCGACTGTGGATGAAATTCCTCAGGGATCCAGGGATAAAACAATGGTTTTTTCCAGCGATCTGTGGATGCAACACCCACTAGGGGGATATCCAGGTGAGCGCATTTCTCACAGATCTCAGCTTTAAGAATGCTGTTCATTATCATAATATTTATTTATTGGAATAATTTTCAGAGGAAATAAAGGCTGAAAATAGAGAAAATA includes:
- a CDS encoding cytochrome c biogenesis protein codes for the protein MAIFFVFGCIESSTYKDVSLLDLISNPDEFQQKQVCISGVIENNSISGIQICLSENYSGTCQKNGVLANICGVYQNSSIEADSIDPILIITTSRDVYYSNETMEVRVEYSSLKDTDALIKVSAIENAFGQPFIGETKKTKIYKGINVFDFEFNTPSCGECSALDPGEYFLNATINIESNSFETYKKIILESEGNVTENKVTDNDILINDSSITNTTLANAFLVEYFYDPACQKCAKVYPVIDKIIRSHGDGVSFSKYNVKTDEGLELARKYKIPGIPSIVINEKKLIAYDDYDGDVAELETLLNEAIANPDQENGEVHDRIILSIPSVFVVGFLAGFNPCLLAILAFIASVTLATTGKRRNVMLIVLMFSLGIFVTYLIVGIGLLQIIDQSAALQSTITNIIIILITLLGLWHIYDAYHIKKNTESSFYTPKSFIRLTENITKNMSLPAAFFMGALFSLIKAPCVGAVYFVILDMVRSGDSAGILYLASYNLGVVLPVLIIGAAIAFGLNPEKVEEFRKNRRSAMRLFTGITLIVIAVLMYMEII
- a CDS encoding DsbA family protein; its protein translation is MAKKKRKRNVELEKKPNKNLLYAAIAVIAVIIIAFIWSFSGTSPDVPEEKRPTSGKYLKINEPSTYEHGKVKIIEYFKFNCDHCYGLNQQMPELEEKYGDQLEITYRPMLWVTNSEDQQFRKSNEAYIVAERMGKGDEMKSAMFDAMFIERKDLSDVAVLEDIASSIGLGDDFATALENGEAKDEAQEYINLAQPLVSETPTIIINGNLKVTPTMTGSGIDQMVDNMDTIIGSLLS
- a CDS encoding epoxyqueuosine reductase, translating into MNSILKAEICEKCAHLDIPLVGVASTDRWKKPLFYPWIPEEFHPQSIFKEAVSVIVIGLPVSLPVIETTPSIYYHELYRTINTMLDQYGYRLSNFLNNKGYPSIFVPRDGYGDISILIENPVAFFSHRHAAYLAGLGNFGVNNTLLTKAYGPRVRFTSIFTSADLPPDPLMGKDLCIRCMDCVKCCPVGAIDEQDYPEGIINKKHCARYSEQLRNRYISPCGVCIKVCPVGDDRAHYERQDTSIYTDPKKNPEYQKSWEHVRQYGGK